Proteins encoded within one genomic window of Candidatus Cloacimonas sp.:
- a CDS encoding lamin tail domain-containing protein, with amino-acid sequence MNGIKPYLLFLCFCLFVQYFNAEIVINEVCYDPMGSDEGWEWIELYNNGSSNEQLEGAKILSGGSSYIVQYTLPFFELRPHRYLLIGSSSIVNAQLFCNFSFQNGGSETDGIRYVSPDGTYTDTVLYDSPNTNLLSDDYNNPGIYFAPDVLAGCSLARKMDGRDTNNCEADFIAEANPTPGLANHLYCDYTFGTYNLIYENGSAFLDLWLKNLSQITPAVSAELTVTQNNNLLTQQIISPIPALDSLLLSLTFLCNSTPLTLKISNADDPDSTNNLLTIPILTDFQPDTYINEFLADPETANQEWIEIYCGCSQKGIYYIEDSSGDKIRFTLPETIGYYVICRNPENLLIRYPDCPPASIILAESWTYLNNGGDILVLKNKSATLDSLVYTGEEILKGVSREKVIIDSTFYWQNCFSERGGTPGLPNSTIPSSELPDLGKVTLSGSPCNAKAGEKITLAYNLLAASNRISCKVFDLSGRKICTIADYALVNNSGFVYWNGCQDNGNYAPRGLYIILWEAQNAKGGKIMRKQFTAVLKG; translated from the coding sequence ATGAACGGGATTAAGCCCTATCTTTTATTTTTATGCTTTTGCCTATTTGTTCAATATTTTAATGCAGAAATCGTTATTAACGAGGTCTGTTACGATCCAATGGGCAGTGACGAGGGCTGGGAATGGATAGAACTTTATAATAATGGCAGTTCCAATGAACAATTGGAAGGAGCTAAAATTCTTTCCGGTGGCTCTTCTTATATTGTTCAATACACACTTCCCTTTTTTGAATTAAGACCTCATCGCTATTTGCTGATCGGAAGTTCATCCATTGTAAATGCTCAATTATTTTGCAATTTCAGCTTTCAAAACGGGGGTAGTGAAACAGATGGCATTCGCTATGTAAGTCCTGATGGAACTTATACGGATACAGTCCTTTACGATTCGCCCAATACCAATCTCCTCTCAGACGATTATAACAATCCGGGAATTTATTTTGCCCCCGATGTTTTAGCTGGTTGTTCTCTGGCAAGAAAAATGGATGGCAGAGATACAAATAACTGTGAAGCGGATTTTATTGCGGAAGCAAATCCAACCCCCGGTTTGGCAAATCACCTATATTGCGACTATACTTTCGGCACCTATAATCTTATTTATGAAAATGGCAGTGCTTTTCTTGACTTGTGGCTGAAAAATCTCAGCCAGATTACTCCTGCAGTTTCGGCAGAACTAACTGTTACCCAAAACAATAACTTACTAACTCAGCAAATTATATCTCCCATTCCGGCTTTGGATTCCCTTTTGCTGTCTCTAACATTTTTGTGCAATTCCACCCCTTTAACCCTAAAAATAAGCAATGCAGATGATCCGGATTCCACCAACAATCTTTTAACTATTCCTATCTTAACTGATTTTCAGCCAGATACTTACATCAACGAATTTCTTGCCGATCCCGAAACCGCTAACCAAGAATGGATAGAAATTTATTGCGGTTGTAGCCAAAAAGGAATATACTATATAGAGGATAGTTCAGGTGACAAAATTCGTTTTACTTTGCCTGAAACCATTGGCTATTATGTCATTTGTAGAAATCCGGAAAATTTACTTATACGCTATCCGGATTGTCCACCTGCCTCAATTATTTTAGCTGAGAGTTGGACTTATCTAAATAATGGCGGAGATATTTTGGTCTTGAAAAATAAATCGGCAACTTTGGATTCTTTGGTTTATACGGGTGAGGAAATATTAAAAGGTGTCTCCCGCGAAAAAGTGATAATTGATTCCACTTTTTACTGGCAAAATTGTTTTAGTGAAAGAGGAGGAACTCCCGGCTTACCCAACAGCACAATTCCTTCCTCCGAATTGCCTGATTTGGGGAAAGTTACGCTCTCAGGAAGTCCTTGTAACGCCAAAGCAGGAGAAAAAATAACCCTTGCCTACAATCTCCTTGCTGCCTCCAATCGTATTTCTTGCAAGGTCTTTGATTTAAGCGGTCGCAAAATTTGCACGATAGCGGATTATGCGTTGGTGAATAATTCCGGATTCGTTTACTGGAACGGTTGCCAAGATAATGGCAATTACGCACCTCGGGGGCTTTATATTATTTTATGGGAAGCGCAAAATGCAAAGGGTGGAAAAATTATGCGTAAACAGTTTACCGCAGTTCTGAAAGGATAA